Within the Echinicola jeungdonensis genome, the region ATCGCCCCAGAATTCATAAAGGGTTTTTCCCTTTTTTATTTTCCAGGGAAATTCCCATCTCCAACGATAGGGTTGGATCAAGTCCATGGGTTTAAGGATCCGTATATAAACCGGAAAGGATCCTAAGATGTTCTTGGGCAAATTTCAAAATCCTTTAAGGAATAATGTTCAATATCCATATTTCTGTAAACATCCCCATTAAAGTCAAAAGCGCCTGCTTTGAAATTTTCCCGGGTAAACTCTTTTTCAAAATTTCTATACCTCTCATGGTTAAGTTCTCCAATGTTTTCACTGACTTTCATCAAATTTTGGATGTCAGAAGTGGACTTTTTCTTCATATGGAAACCAAGGATTGGATTTCCTTTGGAAAATCAGGTTGAGTCGATAATGAAATGTCAGTGCTGCTTAAATCCAGTGATTTGGCTGGGGAAATTAATGTGATCATGC harbors:
- the yaaA gene encoding peroxide stress protein YaaA, producing MKKKSTSDIQNLMKVSENIGELNHERYRNFEKEFTRENFKAGAFDFNGDVYRNMDIEHYSLKDFEICPRTS